From Humidesulfovibrio mexicanus:
AGGTCGGCGTACTGCCGGTGCGCAACGGCCAGGATCAACGCGTCCAGGTCGCGCAGTTCGGAGACGGGCGAAAGCCCGATGCCGTACTCGTGCCGGGCCTCGTCCGCATCGGCCATGGGATCGGTGGTCAGCACCCGCACGCCATAGTCCTCCAGCGCGCGCACCACATCGATGACCTTGGTGTTGCGCAGATCGGGCACGTTTTCCTTGAAGGTGAAGCCGAGCACGCCCACGCGCGCCCCCTTGACCTTCACATCGGCGGCGATGAGCTTCTTGACGCAGGTTTCGGCGATGAAGCCGCCCACGGCGTCGTTGATGGCGCGCCCGGCCAGGATGACGCGCGGCGAAAAGCCGAGAGCCTGGGCCTTGAAGGTGAGGTAGTACGGGTCAACGCCGATGCAGTGCCCACCCACGAGCCCCGGCCGGAAGGGCAGAAAGTTCCATTTGGTGCCAGCGGCCTCAAGCACTTCCAGGGTGTCGATGCCCATGCGGTCGAAAATCGCCGCCAACTCGTTCATCAGGGCGATGTTCAGGTCGCGCTGGGTGTTCTCGATGACCTTGGCCGCCTCGGCCACTTTGATGGAGGAGGCCCGGAAAGTGCCCGCCTTGACCACGGCGCCGTAGAGCGCGCACAGCAGGTCCGCGGTTTTGGCGTCCTGCCCGGCCACCACCTTGGTGATGGTTTCCAGCGTATGGGCGCGGTCGCCGGGGTTGATGCGCTCCGGCGAGTAGCCGACAAAGAAGCCCTCGCCGCACTTGAGGCCGCTGGTTTCCTCCAGCAGGGGCACGCACACCTCTTCCGTCAGGCCGGGATACACGGTGGACTCGTACACCACCACCGCGCCGGGAGCCAGGTTCGCGCCGACGGTCTTCGTCGCGCCGACGACCGGCCGCAAGTCCGGGGAGCGGTGCTCGTCTATGGGCGTGGGCACGGCCACAATGACCACGGCGGCGTCCTTCAGGCGGGCTGCGTCGCAGGTATAGGCGACCTTGGCCGCCTTGAGGTCGCCGGGAAGCACCTCGCCGGTGCGGTCGCTCCCGGCCTCAAGCTCCTCCACGCGCTTCTTGGAAATATCGAATCCGATGACCGGAAAATGCCGCGACAAGGCCACGGCAAGGGGCAGGCCCACGTAGCCCAGGCCAACCACGGCCACGCTGGCGCGCCCGGCGCGCAGATCCTCGATGCCCGCTTTCAAACCCATGTGCATTCCTTCCTCGCTGGTTCATCGGGCAGGGCGCTGTGGACAACCCGCGTCCGCCCGGATACAAGGGCGCATGAACCTCGACTGGCCCCTTTTCTTCGTGGCCCTGGGCCTGGCCTTCCTCATGGAAGGGCTGCCCTACTTTCTGCTGGCCGAGCGCATGCCGCCCGTGCTGCTGACCCTGGCCAGCAGGCCGCCGCGCGCGCTGCGCGTGCTGGGCCTCACATCCATGATCCTGGGCGTGCTTCTGGTGGCTCTGGGCCGCTCGTTCTAGTCCTTTTGCGGGCCGTCGCCGCCCGCCTTTTGCGCCACATGCAGGTACACGATGCCGGAGAGCATGGCAACGTGAAACACGCGCGCAAAGCCCGCGTCCATAAGCTCCCGCGAAAGCTGGCGTTCATCCGGAAACTCGCGAATGGTCTCCGCCAGATAGCGATAGGCGGCGCGGTCGCCGGAAAACAGCCTGCCGACAAGCGGCAGCAGCTTGTCCAGATAAAAATTATACAACCCGCCCCACACCTTGCGTCTGCCGGTG
This genomic window contains:
- a CDS encoding nucleotide sugar dehydrogenase, producing MGLKAGIEDLRAGRASVAVVGLGYVGLPLAVALSRHFPVIGFDISKKRVEELEAGSDRTGEVLPGDLKAAKVAYTCDAARLKDAAVVIVAVPTPIDEHRSPDLRPVVGATKTVGANLAPGAVVVYESTVYPGLTEEVCVPLLEETSGLKCGEGFFVGYSPERINPGDRAHTLETITKVVAGQDAKTADLLCALYGAVVKAGTFRASSIKVAEAAKVIENTQRDLNIALMNELAAIFDRMGIDTLEVLEAAGTKWNFLPFRPGLVGGHCIGVDPYYLTFKAQALGFSPRVILAGRAINDAVGGFIAETCVKKLIAADVKVKGARVGVLGFTFKENVPDLRNTKVIDVVRALEDYGVRVLTTDPMADADEARHEYGIGLSPVSELRDLDALILAVAHRQYADLGFEELRGWFRQGAAPIVLDVKGHFDPAAAAAAGFTLWRL
- a CDS encoding DUF2065 domain-containing protein; its protein translation is MNLDWPLFFVALGLAFLMEGLPYFLLAERMPPVLLTLASRPPRALRVLGLTSMILGVLLVALGRSF